In Deltaproteobacteria bacterium, a single genomic region encodes these proteins:
- a CDS encoding RNA polymerase sigma factor: MLEAWRGGDARAGDRLLQLHFPSLCRLFAARVPTRAADLIQRTMLACVESRERVPAELPFRAYLLGIAHRVLVAEYREQDREQRRDRALELFDAAALTSPSQVAARRQTQRWLLAALRQLPLDLQLPLELHYWEDLPLPEVAVVLELPLGTVKSRMRRAKQALVEALQERAGNTAVVTVDDLARWARELRWYLGRTGEPS; this comes from the coding sequence CTGCTCGAGGCCTGGCGCGGTGGCGACGCGAGGGCCGGCGATCGACTGCTGCAGCTGCACTTCCCCAGCCTGTGTCGCTTGTTCGCGGCGCGCGTGCCCACCCGTGCCGCCGATCTCATCCAGCGCACGATGCTGGCCTGCGTCGAGTCGCGCGAGCGTGTGCCCGCCGAGCTGCCGTTTCGCGCGTACCTGCTGGGCATCGCCCATCGCGTGTTGGTCGCCGAGTATCGCGAGCAGGATCGCGAGCAACGCCGCGACCGTGCGCTCGAGCTCTTCGATGCCGCGGCACTCACCTCGCCGAGCCAGGTCGCAGCGCGAAGACAGACCCAGCGATGGCTCCTGGCCGCGCTGCGGCAGCTTCCGCTCGATCTGCAGCTGCCGCTCGAGCTGCACTACTGGGAGGACTTGCCGCTGCCCGAGGTCGCGGTCGTGCTCGAGCTGCCGCTCGGCACCGTGAAGAGTCGCATGCGACGGGCCAAGCAGGCGCTGGTCGAGGCGCTGCAGGAGCGTGCGGGCAACACCGCGGTGGTCACGGTGGACGACCTCGCGCGGTGGGCCCGCGAGCTGCGGTGGTACCTCGGCCGCACCGGCGAGCCGTCGTGA
- a CDS encoding glucosidase produces MTRGTDEQRRLDAIRDHAQPWQRWGPYLSERQWGTVREDYSARGSAWESFPHDHARSRAYRWGEDGLGGWSDDHQLLCLSVALWNGRDPILKERLFGLTNAEGNHGEDVKELYWYLDALPSHAWASMLYKYPQRAFPYERLLAENRARGRGQAEFELLDTDAFDDDRYFDVFVEYVQCAPGDTLMRVRAINRGPEPAPLWIVPQACSRNRWSWTHAPGHRRPRMHGREPGVVELDDPKLGRMWLYHALEAEALFSENDTNVRRLFGLDDVHGPFKDAFHEYVVDGRHDALAHQAAGSKFGALQRFELPPGPEVQTLLRCTAAPCTTPLADATAWFERRRAEADAFYDAVQSDMPEPDARAVQRQAFAGLVWSKQFYHYDVRQWLEGDPDQPPPPGDRRGGRNSNWRHLNNADVISMPDTWEYPWYASWDLAFHCLPLAMIDPEFAKAQLVLLTREWYMHPSGQLPAYEWAFDDVNPPVHAWAAWRVFKIEEKHHGGRGDLAFLEGVFHKLMLNFTWWVNRKDGEGHNIFQGGFLGLDNIGVFDRSKPLPTGGFINQADGTAWMAMYSLNLMRIALELAQHNPVYEDIATKFFEHFLHIAEAMTRELDEGPGLWDDDDEFYYDVLSLPGGQRVPLRLRSLVGLIPMCAVEVIDPALLEKLPAFRERLEWVLTHRPELAKLVSRWQEPGRGERRLLSLLRGSRLKRLLRRMLDPAEFLSPFGVRSLSAHYREQPYHLPVDGHAVTVAYEPGEATTGLFGGNSNWRGPIWFPINFLLIESLQKFHHYYGDEFVVECPTGSGTHLTLAAIAELLSQRLTALFLRDADGRRPVHGSRARLQSDPRFRDYVSFFEYFHGDTGEGLGASHQTGWTALVAKLLQPRSS; encoded by the coding sequence ATGACCCGCGGCACCGACGAACAGCGTCGACTCGACGCGATCCGAGATCACGCGCAACCCTGGCAGCGGTGGGGTCCATACCTGAGCGAGCGCCAGTGGGGCACGGTGCGCGAGGACTACAGCGCCCGGGGCAGTGCATGGGAGTCATTCCCCCACGACCATGCCCGCAGTCGCGCGTACCGGTGGGGTGAAGACGGGCTCGGCGGCTGGAGCGACGATCACCAGCTGCTGTGCCTTTCGGTCGCGTTGTGGAACGGCCGCGATCCAATCCTCAAGGAGCGCCTGTTCGGCCTGACCAACGCCGAGGGCAACCACGGCGAGGACGTCAAGGAGCTCTACTGGTACCTCGACGCACTGCCCTCGCACGCGTGGGCCTCGATGCTCTACAAGTATCCCCAGCGCGCGTTCCCCTACGAGCGCTTGCTGGCGGAGAACCGCGCGCGCGGGCGCGGGCAGGCCGAGTTCGAGCTGCTCGACACCGACGCGTTCGACGACGACCGCTACTTCGACGTGTTCGTCGAGTACGTCCAGTGCGCGCCGGGTGACACGCTCATGCGCGTGCGCGCGATCAACCGCGGGCCCGAGCCGGCGCCGCTGTGGATCGTGCCGCAGGCGTGCTCGCGCAACCGCTGGTCGTGGACCCACGCGCCTGGCCATCGGCGCCCACGCATGCACGGCCGCGAGCCCGGGGTCGTCGAGCTCGACGACCCCAAGCTGGGGCGGATGTGGCTCTACCACGCGCTCGAGGCCGAGGCGTTGTTCAGCGAGAACGACACCAACGTGCGGCGGCTGTTCGGGCTCGACGACGTGCACGGGCCCTTCAAGGACGCGTTCCACGAGTACGTCGTCGACGGCCGTCACGACGCGCTCGCGCATCAGGCCGCGGGCAGCAAGTTCGGTGCGCTGCAGCGGTTCGAGCTCCCCCCGGGCCCAGAGGTGCAGACCTTGCTGCGCTGCACCGCGGCGCCGTGCACGACGCCGCTGGCCGACGCCACGGCATGGTTCGAGCGCCGACGCGCCGAGGCCGACGCGTTCTACGACGCAGTGCAGTCGGACATGCCCGAGCCCGACGCCCGCGCCGTGCAACGGCAGGCGTTCGCGGGGCTCGTGTGGTCGAAGCAGTTCTACCACTACGATGTGCGCCAGTGGCTCGAGGGCGACCCCGACCAGCCGCCACCGCCCGGCGATCGCCGCGGCGGCCGCAACAGCAACTGGCGCCACCTCAACAACGCCGACGTCATCTCGATGCCGGACACCTGGGAGTACCCGTGGTACGCGAGCTGGGATCTCGCGTTCCACTGCCTGCCGCTGGCGATGATCGATCCCGAGTTCGCCAAGGCCCAGCTCGTGTTGCTGACGCGCGAGTGGTACATGCACCCGTCCGGCCAGCTACCGGCGTACGAGTGGGCCTTCGACGACGTCAACCCGCCGGTGCACGCGTGGGCGGCGTGGCGCGTGTTCAAGATCGAGGAGAAGCACCACGGCGGGCGCGGCGACCTCGCGTTCCTCGAGGGCGTGTTCCACAAACTCATGCTCAACTTCACCTGGTGGGTGAACCGCAAGGACGGCGAGGGCCACAACATCTTCCAGGGCGGCTTCCTGGGGCTCGACAACATCGGCGTTTTCGACCGCAGCAAGCCGCTGCCCACTGGGGGCTTCATCAATCAGGCCGACGGCACCGCCTGGATGGCGATGTACAGCCTCAACCTGATGCGCATCGCGTTGGAGCTGGCGCAGCACAACCCCGTCTACGAAGACATCGCGACCAAGTTCTTCGAGCACTTCCTACACATCGCCGAGGCCATGACCCGCGAGCTCGACGAAGGCCCGGGGCTGTGGGACGACGACGACGAGTTCTACTACGACGTGCTGTCGCTCCCCGGCGGACAGCGCGTGCCGCTGCGGCTACGATCGCTGGTCGGGTTGATCCCCATGTGCGCGGTCGAGGTCATCGATCCGGCGCTGCTCGAGAAGCTACCGGCGTTCCGCGAGCGACTCGAATGGGTGCTGACCCACCGCCCAGAGCTGGCCAAGCTGGTGTCACGCTGGCAAGAGCCCGGGCGCGGCGAGCGACGGCTGCTGTCGCTGCTGCGCGGCAGTCGGCTCAAGCGTCTGCTACGACGCATGCTCGACCCCGCGGAGTTCCTGTCGCCGTTCGGCGTGCGCTCACTGTCGGCCCACTACCGCGAGCAGCCCTATCACCTGCCGGTCGATGGCCACGCCGTCACCGTCGCTTACGAGCCGGGCGAGGCCACCACCGGGCTGTTCGGCGGCAATTCGAACTGGCGGGGGCCGATCTGGTTCCCGATCAACTTCCTGCTCATCGAGTCGCTGCAGAAATTTCATCACTACTATGGCGACGAGTTCGTGGTCGAGTGTCCGACCGGCTCGGGCACACACCTGACGCTGGCCGCGATCGCCGAGCTGCTCTCGCAGCGACTCACGGCGTTGTTCCTGCGCGACGCCGACGGTCGACGACCGGTGCATGGATCGCGTGCGCGGCTCCAGAGTGACCCGCGCTTCCGCGACTACGTGAGCTTCTTCGAGTACTTCCACGGCGACACCGGTGAGGGCCTGGGCGCATCGCACCAGACCGGCTGGACCGCGCTGGTGGCCAAGCTGCTGCAGCCCCGCTCGAGCTGA
- a CDS encoding response regulator: MGTAGPRPGSPALAASCELPGFLRSRRVRPIPSSPVSDPARAAAKVPMRVLVVDDDVNVRFPLERALRKAGMETGSATSVRHAIDRLRSEPFDAVITDVRIAGADGTQILQWIGSYTPSTKAFIASSVLTPEMRELYGASGDIRIFDKPIDTEAVIAALEESGPRRGFYGNAVELEFFDYVQMIALSGRDKLVEVHTPKGRGLIWFEHGDIVHCEYDQYRGETAFYMLLAVNRGTFRELFNRRAPLHTVTRSSTHLLMEAARQADEGTLGMIGAGKGEGTAVPHELAPEPTPQPAAVIEEVVPADEVSFEDLNDLSDLGDVIDLEDPFANDPGPPVVPSVPAEEPAVPQVVGRVGLDESTHPIAKLRSATSKPEPVPFGESSMVGSDDSAALSTAAGHAIFDDPDTRSGMLDQFWQFEGINGVAIISSTGKVLAEDMRTNSSLVTLAGFYMRGAARIARTLGFNVFDGVVARSVNGQQMVMVSMGAASAVLSVAPGADPEAVRDAVMGVE; the protein is encoded by the coding sequence ATGGGTACCGCGGGGCCGCGACCGGGATCTCCTGCGCTCGCGGCGAGCTGCGAACTCCCTGGTTTTCTTCGGTCGCGGCGGGTTCGCCCGATACCATCCTCCCCCGTGTCCGATCCGGCCCGAGCCGCGGCGAAGGTGCCGATGCGAGTTCTCGTCGTCGACGACGACGTGAACGTTCGCTTCCCGCTGGAACGGGCGCTGCGCAAGGCCGGCATGGAGACCGGCTCGGCGACGAGCGTTCGTCATGCGATCGATCGTCTACGCAGCGAGCCGTTCGACGCGGTGATCACCGACGTGCGCATCGCGGGCGCCGACGGCACTCAGATCCTGCAGTGGATCGGAAGCTACACGCCGTCGACCAAGGCGTTCATCGCATCGTCGGTGCTGACGCCGGAGATGCGCGAGCTCTACGGCGCCTCCGGCGACATCCGCATCTTCGACAAGCCCATCGACACCGAGGCGGTGATTGCTGCGCTCGAGGAGAGCGGGCCACGTCGCGGCTTCTACGGCAACGCGGTCGAGCTGGAGTTCTTCGACTACGTGCAGATGATCGCGCTGTCGGGTCGCGACAAGCTGGTCGAGGTCCACACCCCCAAGGGCCGCGGGCTCATCTGGTTCGAGCACGGCGACATCGTGCACTGCGAGTACGACCAATATCGCGGTGAGACCGCCTTCTACATGCTGCTCGCCGTCAACCGCGGCACCTTCCGCGAGCTGTTCAACCGTCGCGCGCCGCTGCACACGGTGACGCGCTCGAGCACGCACTTGCTCATGGAAGCCGCGCGACAGGCCGACGAGGGCACGCTCGGGATGATCGGCGCGGGCAAGGGCGAGGGCACCGCCGTGCCGCACGAGCTGGCACCCGAGCCGACGCCGCAGCCGGCCGCGGTGATCGAGGAGGTCGTGCCCGCCGACGAGGTCTCGTTCGAGGATCTGAACGACCTGAGCGACCTGGGCGACGTCATCGACCTCGAAGATCCGTTCGCCAATGACCCTGGGCCTCCCGTCGTGCCGTCGGTGCCCGCCGAGGAGCCCGCGGTGCCGCAGGTGGTCGGGCGCGTCGGACTCGACGAGTCCACCCACCCCATCGCCAAGCTGCGTTCGGCGACGAGCAAGCCCGAGCCGGTGCCGTTCGGCGAGTCGTCGATGGTCGGCTCCGACGACTCGGCGGCGCTCAGCACCGCGGCCGGTCACGCGATCTTCGACGATCCCGACACGCGCAGCGGGATGCTCGACCAATTCTGGCAGTTCGAAGGCATCAACGGCGTGGCGATCATCTCGAGCACGGGCAAGGTGCTCGCCGAGGACATGCGCACCAACAGCTCGCTGGTCACGCTCGCAGGCTTCTACATGCGCGGCGCAGCACGCATCGCGCGAACCCTCGGCTTCAACGTGTTCGACGGCGTCGTCGCGCGCTCGGTCAACGGGCAGCAGATGGTGATGGTCAGCATGGGCGCGGCCTCGGCCGTGCTGTCGGTGGCGCCGGGGGCCGATCCCGAGGCGGTGCGTGACGCCGTGATGGGGGTCGAATGA
- a CDS encoding serine/threonine protein kinase — protein MDSTATVAWAEQLLDAALAGGPGTSTMPGQAALLDEVRARLFGGGVSQIRFGRYEVTAALGSGGAGVVLRGRDPQLAREVAIKLVRADRGARDSAGGDQRLLREAQALARLAHPNVVAVYDVGRFDGPLPWIAEGRIATRGVYLVMELVEGEDLASWLATPRAPAEIVAAFVAAGRGLAAAHAQGLLHRDFKPHNVLVGRDGRIRVADFGLTLPRGGTDDSLVPPSPHAVASAPWVETEQGVVLGTPMFMAPEQHAGAVLDPRADQYAFCFALRVALWGRPRFTTMDELVALKRMPPVLPRRAGVSARLVRVIERGLAPAPSDRWPDMSTLLAALESASRRAARGPRARAVALVLGGVALTVQVGVAMRGPPTPSACASDDPGWSQVWNGEAREAVARVFARDAPGVAVGAMAALDDRMSALGAAWARARTQACEVQRDAASVACLERARAGGVALVHHWRDGGAEAAFGAVDAVEQLVDPDDCGAARRWTVPDGVDPQMIEIEALLATGRVREAAEQAAAAAPTMLAIRSGADTGASRVWAGISIARALDRDGRYADAEQMLAWSFEHAQALDERAAAVHAAALSVGVTGLHRGQLELADHWARQAWAALARAGEATRLRAEVERQLGHLAGARGQWARAAEHYRVDLELQLAEGGPETLASMRARDNLAGAWTHLGDHAAAIDAYEAVVAHKRPRLGDRHPDLAITLHNLATALLASGQRARAEATCREALAIWRDALGEHHPDVALAHYTLGSILLAGGDAAAAIVELRQALSLRRELLGEEHDETLDTVINLASALDEAGDPAAARALLDPVVAIHERPGTVRPNHGILLIDYANVLRHLDEHELAREVARRAVATIEAQLGADSIAAGVAWHSLGISDRELGDHVAATRELATALALLERRLGAEHPRLAGVHHDLGLLARAQGDLAGARVELTRAAAIKRTEGVDDAESAAIEADLAAVGGVPP, from the coding sequence GTGGATTCCACGGCCACCGTCGCGTGGGCCGAGCAGCTGCTCGACGCGGCGCTCGCAGGGGGTCCTGGCACCTCGACGATGCCCGGTCAGGCGGCGCTGCTCGACGAGGTGCGGGCGCGGCTCTTCGGCGGCGGCGTGTCGCAGATCCGCTTCGGTCGCTACGAGGTCACCGCCGCGCTCGGCTCGGGTGGCGCGGGCGTGGTGCTGCGCGGCCGCGATCCGCAGCTGGCACGCGAGGTCGCGATCAAGCTCGTGCGTGCCGATCGCGGCGCTCGGGACTCTGCGGGTGGCGACCAACGGCTGCTCCGCGAGGCCCAAGCGCTCGCGCGGCTCGCCCATCCCAACGTCGTCGCGGTCTACGACGTCGGTCGCTTCGACGGTCCGCTGCCGTGGATCGCCGAGGGCCGCATCGCCACCCGCGGCGTGTACCTCGTCATGGAGCTGGTCGAGGGCGAGGACCTCGCGAGCTGGCTCGCGACCCCGCGTGCGCCAGCCGAGATCGTGGCGGCGTTCGTGGCCGCTGGTCGCGGGCTCGCGGCCGCCCACGCCCAGGGACTCTTGCACCGCGACTTCAAGCCCCACAACGTGCTGGTCGGTCGCGATGGTCGTATCCGCGTGGCCGACTTCGGGCTCACGTTGCCCCGCGGCGGCACCGACGACAGCCTGGTGCCGCCATCGCCCCACGCGGTCGCGAGCGCACCTTGGGTCGAGACCGAACAGGGCGTGGTGCTGGGCACGCCCATGTTCATGGCGCCCGAGCAGCACGCCGGTGCGGTGCTCGATCCACGCGCCGATCAGTACGCGTTCTGCTTCGCGCTGCGGGTGGCGCTGTGGGGGCGCCCGCGCTTCACGACGATGGACGAGCTCGTGGCGCTCAAGCGCATGCCGCCGGTGCTACCGCGGCGAGCCGGGGTCTCGGCGCGACTGGTGCGGGTGATCGAGCGTGGCCTCGCCCCGGCGCCGTCGGATCGCTGGCCCGACATGTCCACGTTGCTGGCCGCGCTCGAGTCTGCGAGCCGTCGTGCGGCTCGGGGCCCGCGTGCACGCGCCGTCGCGCTCGTGCTCGGCGGCGTCGCGCTGACGGTGCAGGTGGGCGTGGCCATGCGGGGTCCGCCGACGCCGAGCGCGTGTGCCTCCGACGATCCCGGCTGGTCGCAGGTGTGGAACGGCGAGGCCCGCGAGGCCGTCGCCCGCGTGTTTGCCCGCGACGCACCGGGGGTCGCCGTGGGGGCGATGGCGGCGCTCGACGATCGCATGAGCGCGCTCGGTGCCGCGTGGGCCCGCGCGCGCACGCAAGCGTGCGAAGTGCAGCGCGACGCTGCGAGTGTCGCGTGCCTCGAGCGGGCCCGCGCCGGTGGCGTCGCACTCGTGCATCACTGGCGGGACGGCGGCGCCGAGGCGGCGTTCGGTGCGGTCGATGCCGTCGAGCAACTGGTCGACCCCGACGACTGCGGCGCGGCCCGCCGCTGGACGGTGCCCGACGGCGTCGATCCGCAGATGATCGAGATCGAAGCCCTGCTCGCGACCGGGCGCGTGCGCGAGGCCGCCGAGCAGGCGGCCGCGGCTGCACCGACCATGCTCGCGATCCGAAGTGGCGCCGACACCGGTGCGTCGCGGGTGTGGGCGGGGATCTCGATCGCGCGTGCGCTCGACCGCGACGGCCGCTACGCCGACGCCGAGCAGATGCTCGCGTGGAGCTTCGAACACGCGCAGGCGCTCGACGAGCGCGCGGCGGCGGTCCATGCGGCGGCGCTGTCGGTGGGGGTCACGGGCTTGCATCGCGGGCAGCTCGAGCTGGCCGATCACTGGGCGCGGCAGGCCTGGGCCGCGCTGGCCCGCGCCGGCGAAGCCACGCGGCTGCGCGCCGAGGTCGAGCGACAGCTCGGGCACCTCGCCGGTGCGCGTGGTCAGTGGGCGAGGGCGGCCGAACACTATCGCGTCGATCTCGAGCTGCAGCTCGCCGAGGGTGGTCCCGAGACCCTGGCGTCGATGCGCGCGCGCGACAACCTCGCTGGCGCGTGGACGCACCTGGGTGATCATGCGGCGGCGATCGACGCCTACGAGGCGGTGGTCGCTCACAAGCGACCTCGGCTGGGCGATCGTCATCCCGACCTCGCGATCACCCTGCACAACCTCGCGACCGCGTTGCTGGCATCGGGGCAACGCGCGCGCGCCGAGGCCACCTGTCGCGAGGCGTTGGCGATCTGGCGCGATGCCCTGGGCGAGCACCACCCCGACGTCGCGCTCGCGCACTACACCCTGGGCTCGATCCTGCTGGCCGGTGGCGACGCCGCGGCGGCGATCGTGGAGCTGCGGCAGGCGCTGTCGCTGCGTCGCGAGCTGCTCGGCGAAGAGCACGACGAGACCCTCGACACCGTCATCAACCTCGCCAGCGCGCTCGACGAGGCCGGCGACCCCGCGGCCGCACGCGCGTTGCTCGATCCCGTGGTCGCGATCCACGAGCGACCCGGCACGGTGCGGCCCAACCACGGCATCCTGCTCATCGACTACGCCAACGTGCTGCGACACCTCGACGAGCACGAGCTCGCCCGCGAGGTCGCGCGTCGGGCGGTCGCGACGATCGAAGCGCAACTCGGCGCCGACTCGATCGCGGCCGGGGTTGCGTGGCACAGCCTCGGCATCAGCGATCGCGAGCTCGGCGACCACGTCGCTGCGACGCGCGAGCTCGCGACGGCGCTGGCCCTGCTGGAGCGGCGGCTCGGTGCCGAGCACCCGCGGCTGGCCGGAGTCCACCACGATCTCGGGCTGCTCGCCCGCGCGCAGGGCGATCTCGCCGGTGCGCGCGTCGAGCTCACCCGTGCCGCCGCGATCAAGCGCACCGAAGGTGTCGACGATGCCGAGTCGGCGGCGATCGAGGCCGACCTCGCGGCCGTGGGGGGTGTGCCACCGTGA
- a CDS encoding serine acetyltransferase — translation MNSGPDPRVLAKAIDDVVASYALHGNINHLDGANLPSRALVSALLADLLTIVFPGYFVEEQVDALTSRYFVGERCARVLRGLERVIARAFAADGAETPNASLVRAQPIAIGVIQEIPTLRELLDTDVQAALAGDPAAGSASEIIMSYPGIEAIAVHRIAHCLHVRGVPLIPRMMSELVHRQTGIDIHPGATIGHSFFIDHGTGVVIGETSQLGDRVKIYQGVTLGALSVSGREAHARRKRHPTIEHDVTIYAGATILGGDTVIGAGSTVGGNVWLTHSIPPGTTVMLDKPSLRFVAQDG, via the coding sequence ATGAACTCAGGGCCAGACCCGCGGGTGCTCGCGAAGGCGATCGATGACGTGGTCGCCTCGTACGCCCTGCACGGCAACATCAACCACCTCGACGGCGCCAACCTACCGTCGCGGGCGCTGGTCTCGGCGCTGCTGGCCGATCTGCTGACCATCGTCTTCCCGGGCTACTTCGTCGAGGAACAGGTCGACGCGCTGACGTCCCGGTACTTCGTGGGGGAGCGCTGCGCGAGGGTGCTCCGCGGCCTCGAGCGCGTGATCGCGCGGGCGTTCGCGGCCGACGGCGCCGAGACGCCCAACGCCAGCCTGGTCCGCGCCCAGCCGATCGCGATCGGCGTCATCCAAGAGATCCCCACCCTGCGGGAGCTGCTCGACACCGACGTCCAGGCCGCGCTCGCGGGTGACCCAGCGGCCGGGAGCGCCTCGGAGATCATCATGAGCTACCCGGGCATCGAGGCAATCGCGGTGCATCGCATCGCGCACTGCCTCCACGTGCGCGGCGTGCCGCTCATCCCCCGCATGATGTCCGAGCTCGTGCATCGGCAGACCGGCATCGACATCCATCCCGGCGCCACCATCGGCCACAGCTTCTTCATCGACCACGGCACCGGCGTGGTCATCGGCGAGACCTCGCAGCTGGGCGATCGCGTGAAGATCTACCAGGGCGTGACGCTCGGCGCGTTGTCGGTCAGCGGCCGCGAGGCCCACGCGCGACGCAAGCGACACCCGACCATCGAGCACGACGTGACGATCTACGCCGGCGCGACGATCCTCGGCGGCGACACGGTGATCGGTGCCGGCTCGACCGTCGGCGGCAACGTGTGGCTGACCCACAGCATCCCGCCGGGCACCACGGTCATGCTCGACAAGCCTTCGCTGCGCTTCGTCGCACAGGACGGCTGA
- a CDS encoding 3'-5' exonuclease, protein MDDSKQNSPVSGQRAGVQAVRAPTLDELGPRFAAFVAGLRRPVVFFDIEATGADPIADRIVEISVLRVSPLPVGIEPARTWRIDPGVRIPSEASDIHGIHNADLVGAPRFADVAAELAAVFADADLAGFSITRFDLRILQAEFVRAGRMVEFSRARLVDAQVIYHQREPRNLAAALRFYRGRELFDAHGAEADTVASLEVFAGQLERYDDLGVDLESLHGLSVQHNDAYCDTGRRFAWRDNEPVFNFGRLRGKSLRWVASDPTERAYLRWMVEGNFDEDAKDIVRDALRGRIRATARATARSA, encoded by the coding sequence ATGGACGATTCCAAGCAGAATTCCCCGGTCAGCGGCCAACGTGCGGGCGTGCAAGCCGTGCGTGCGCCGACGCTCGACGAACTCGGTCCGCGCTTCGCCGCGTTCGTGGCGGGCCTGCGTCGGCCCGTGGTGTTCTTCGACATCGAGGCCACCGGTGCCGATCCGATCGCCGACCGCATCGTCGAGATCTCGGTGCTGCGTGTCAGCCCGCTGCCGGTCGGCATCGAGCCCGCCCGCACCTGGCGCATCGATCCCGGCGTTCGCATCCCCAGTGAGGCGAGTGACATCCACGGCATCCACAACGCCGACCTGGTGGGCGCGCCCCGCTTCGCCGACGTCGCCGCCGAGCTCGCCGCCGTGTTCGCGGACGCCGACCTCGCGGGTTTCTCGATCACCCGCTTCGACCTGCGCATTCTCCAGGCCGAGTTCGTGCGGGCCGGTCGCATGGTCGAGTTCTCGCGCGCACGGCTGGTCGACGCGCAGGTCATCTATCACCAGCGAGAGCCGCGCAACCTGGCGGCGGCGCTGCGGTTCTATCGCGGGCGCGAGCTGTTCGATGCCCACGGCGCCGAGGCCGACACGGTCGCTTCGCTCGAGGTGTTCGCGGGCCAGCTCGAGCGCTACGACGATCTCGGCGTCGACCTCGAGTCGCTGCACGGGCTGTCGGTGCAGCACAACGACGCCTACTGCGACACTGGTCGCCGCTTCGCATGGCGGGACAACGAGCCGGTGTTCAACTTCGGACGCCTGCGGGGCAAGAGCCTGCGCTGGGTGGCGTCCGATCCGACCGAGCGGGCGTACCTTCGGTGGATGGTCGAGGGCAACTTCGACGAGGACGCCAAGGACATCGTGCGCGATGCCCTGCGAGGTCGCATCCGGGCGACCGCCCGCGCGACTGCCCGCAGCGCCTGA